The proteins below come from a single Verrucomicrobiota bacterium genomic window:
- a CDS encoding DUF1553 domain-containing protein, which yields MNRIPALLACAALSTEAASPDRADYGAQVKPVLAARCYACHGALKQQAGLRLDTAASIRKGGKNGPVIAAGSPEKSRLVGRITAKHEDERMPPEGEALKPEEIAAITAWIKRGASAPANEQPERDPRDHWAFKPPVKVALLQIGNRQPAIGNPVDSFLESTRRKHGLSAAPPAEKSIWLRRVTLGLTGLPPTLAELRAFEADASPQARERVVERLLASAHYGERWARHFMDIWRYSDWWGLGAQLRYSQKHIWHWRDWIVESLNAGKGYDQIILDQLAGDELAPDDLGTLRATGFLARNYYLFNRTTWLDEVVEHTSKAFLGLTMNCVKCHDHKYDPLTHTDYYAMRAIFEPYHARLDELPGETDLEKGGLPRAFDLHIDRPTFIHLKGDEKRPDTNTVIRPAVPAVLAFMKFEPKPVALPPTAHQPALRPFVLENHLRAADKQIADARAAVEQAKATNAPAAREAAVRAAGLALAAAELRPAMVRAIWEADHPRAASIPSVALSEKAARTEARFKLALAEADLAKAEADSSTAAAAKKKDDPAQKLKAAKDALEKAQKLAAAPGTNYTSIRATLKAQEGPDETEAHRALPYPATSTGRRTAFAQWITDRRNPLTARVLVNHVWTRHFGQPLVANLTDFGRRSPAPPHQDLLDWLAVDFMEHGWSLKHLHRKMVLSEAYRMASTHEGNEGNKHRAKPSLTAFPAVQRNLLTDPENRFLWRMNAQRMDAHALRDSLLHLAGLLDPKLGGPTLNPKVEDTAFRRSLYFTQSPEDLNKFLEMFDNANTKECYRRAESILPQQALALANSKLSATAAAKLAERLAKDCADASEDEFIRVAFETVLALKPTDDERQACLESLAKFRAALESRKHPQVESKARADLVHALLNHNDFITVR from the coding sequence ATGAACCGGATCCCTGCCCTCCTCGCCTGCGCCGCGCTTTCCACGGAAGCCGCGTCGCCGGACCGCGCCGACTACGGGGCACAGGTCAAGCCCGTCCTCGCCGCGCGCTGCTACGCCTGCCACGGCGCCCTCAAGCAGCAGGCCGGGTTGCGCCTCGACACCGCCGCGTCCATCCGCAAGGGCGGCAAGAACGGCCCGGTCATCGCCGCGGGCAGCCCGGAGAAGAGCCGCCTCGTCGGGCGGATCACCGCGAAGCACGAGGACGAGCGCATGCCGCCCGAGGGCGAGGCGCTCAAGCCCGAGGAAATCGCCGCCATCACCGCGTGGATCAAACGGGGCGCGTCCGCTCCCGCGAACGAACAACCGGAGCGCGACCCGCGCGACCACTGGGCGTTCAAGCCGCCGGTGAAAGTCGCGCTTCTCCAGATTGGCAATCGGCAACCGGCAATCGGCAACCCTGTTGACTCGTTCCTCGAATCCACCCGCCGCAAGCACGGCCTCTCCGCCGCGCCACCCGCGGAGAAATCCATCTGGCTGCGCCGTGTCACACTCGGCCTCACCGGCCTGCCGCCGACACTTGCGGAATTGCGCGCGTTTGAGGCGGATGCTTCGCCGCAGGCCCGCGAGCGTGTCGTCGAACGGTTGCTCGCGAGCGCGCACTACGGCGAACGCTGGGCGCGGCACTTCATGGACATCTGGCGCTACAGCGACTGGTGGGGACTCGGCGCGCAGCTTCGCTACAGCCAGAAACACATCTGGCACTGGCGCGACTGGATCGTCGAGTCGCTCAACGCCGGCAAGGGCTACGACCAGATCATCCTCGACCAACTTGCCGGCGACGAACTCGCGCCCGACGACCTCGGCACGCTGCGCGCCACGGGCTTCCTTGCGCGCAACTACTATCTCTTCAACCGCACGACATGGCTCGATGAAGTCGTCGAGCACACGAGCAAGGCGTTCCTCGGCCTCACGATGAACTGCGTCAAATGCCACGACCACAAATACGACCCGCTCACGCACACCGATTACTACGCGATGCGCGCGATCTTCGAGCCGTATCACGCGCGCCTCGACGAACTGCCCGGCGAGACCGACCTCGAAAAGGGCGGCCTGCCGCGCGCGTTCGACCTGCACATCGACCGGCCGACGTTCATTCATCTCAAGGGCGACGAAAAGCGCCCGGACACCAACACCGTCATCCGGCCCGCGGTGCCCGCCGTGCTCGCGTTCATGAAGTTCGAGCCGAAGCCCGTCGCGCTGCCGCCCACCGCGCACCAGCCCGCGCTCCGGCCGTTCGTCCTGGAGAACCACCTCCGCGCCGCCGACAAACAAATCGCCGACGCCCGCGCCGCGGTCGAGCAAGCCAAGGCAACGAACGCCCCGGCCGCCCGCGAAGCCGCCGTGCGCGCCGCCGGACTCGCGCTCGCCGCCGCAGAGTTGCGCCCGGCGATGGTCCGCGCCATCTGGGAAGCCGACCACCCTCGCGCCGCCTCCATCCCATCGGTCGCACTTTCCGAGAAAGCCGCGCGCACCGAAGCCAGGTTCAAACTCGCCCTGGCCGAAGCCGACCTCGCGAAAGCCGAAGCGGACTCGTCCACTGCTGCCGCCGCGAAAAAGAAGGACGACCCCGCCCAAAAACTGAAGGCCGCGAAGGACGCGCTCGAAAAGGCGCAGAAACTCGCCGCCGCGCCCGGCACGAATTACACCTCCATCCGCGCAACCCTCAAGGCGCAGGAAGGGCCCGACGAAACCGAGGCGCACCGCGCGCTGCCGTATCCCGCCACAAGCACCGGGCGACGCACCGCGTTTGCGCAGTGGATCACCGACCGGCGCAATCCCCTCACCGCGCGCGTGCTTGTGAATCACGTCTGGACGCGGCACTTCGGCCAGCCGCTTGTGGCGAATCTCACCGACTTCGGCCGCCGTTCGCCTGCACCGCCGCACCAGGATTTGCTCGACTGGCTCGCGGTGGATTTCATGGAGCACGGCTGGAGCCTCAAGCACCTTCACCGCAAGATGGTCTTGTCGGAGGCGTATCGGATGGCTTCGACACACGAAGGCAACGAAGGAAACAAGCACAGAGCGAAGCCGTCGTTGACTGCGTTTCCTGCGGTTCAAAGGAACCTTCTGACCGACCCGGAGAATCGATTCTTGTGGCGCATGAACGCGCAACGGATGGACGCACACGCGCTGCGCGACAGCCTGCTGCACCTCGCGGGCTTGCTCGACCCGAAGTTGGGCGGGCCCACCCTCAATCCGAAGGTCGAGGACACTGCGTTCCGGCGCAGCCTCTACTTCACGCAGTCGCCGGAGGACTTGAACAAGTTCCTCGAGATGTTCGACAACGCGAACACGAAGGAATGCTACCGCCGCGCCGAGAGCATCCTGCCGCAGCAGGCGCTCGCGCTCGCGAACAGCAAGCTCTCGGCGACCGCCGCCGCGAAGCTCGCCGAACGGCTCGCGAAGGACTGTGCGGACGCGTCGGAGGACGAGTTCATCCGCGTCGCCTTCGAAACCGTGCTCGCGCTCAAGCCCACCGACGATGAGCGACAAGCCTGTTTGGAGAGTCTCGCAAAGTTCCGCGCCGCGCTCGAGTCGCGCAAGCATCCGCAAGTGGAGTCCAAAGCCCGCGCCGACCTCGTCCACGCGCTGCTCAATCACAACGACTTCATCACAGTGCGGTGA
- a CDS encoding MBL fold metallo-hydrolase: MKLPVFLATVAASTLTAAAQVNVVQKVAPDVYFHEGDIGRKGHCNNGWIVFADYVLVVDGNFPSGALEVIPKIKETAGGKPIRFAFDTHHHGDHAYGNQVWHEHGAIPVAHTGVITEMKRYETNYFGGKGPGRWEDAAKGRKDVADSKLKPPTVLFSKDLIFDDGTRRVELLHFGVAHTHGDGFAWLPKEKILFTGDACVNGPWNYVGDGNIGEWIKTLQAAQKLGATKICPGHGPVGGADVLEDQISFLMALRTEVKKLADAKKSPEEAQAAVDTVKEAIRKNARIARYIGGMFPAQVEKAWTEAGGRPFPKKP, from the coding sequence ATGAAACTTCCCGTGTTCCTCGCCACCGTCGCCGCGTCCACACTTACCGCAGCCGCGCAGGTCAATGTCGTGCAGAAAGTCGCGCCCGATGTTTACTTTCATGAGGGCGACATCGGCCGCAAAGGCCACTGCAACAACGGCTGGATCGTGTTTGCCGACTATGTGCTCGTGGTGGACGGCAATTTCCCGAGCGGCGCGCTCGAAGTCATCCCGAAAATCAAGGAAACCGCCGGCGGCAAACCGATCCGCTTCGCGTTCGACACGCATCATCACGGCGACCACGCCTACGGGAACCAAGTGTGGCACGAGCATGGCGCGATTCCCGTGGCGCACACGGGCGTGATCACCGAGATGAAGCGCTACGAGACGAATTATTTCGGCGGCAAAGGCCCCGGCCGCTGGGAGGACGCCGCGAAAGGCCGCAAGGACGTCGCCGACAGCAAGCTGAAACCGCCCACGGTGCTGTTCAGCAAGGACCTCATCTTTGATGACGGCACGCGGCGCGTCGAATTGCTGCACTTCGGCGTCGCGCACACGCACGGCGACGGATTCGCGTGGCTGCCGAAGGAAAAGATACTCTTCACCGGCGACGCCTGCGTGAACGGCCCGTGGAACTACGTCGGCGACGGCAACATCGGCGAGTGGATCAAAACCCTTCAGGCCGCGCAGAAACTCGGCGCGACAAAGATCTGCCCCGGCCACGGCCCCGTCGGCGGCGCGGACGTGCTTGAGGACCAGATCAGTTTTCTCATGGCGCTCCGCACCGAGGTGAAGAAACTCGCGGACGCAAAGAAGTCGCCCGAGGAGGCGCAAGCCGCCGTGGACACGGTGAAGGAAGCCATCCGCAAGAACGCCCGCATCGCCCGCTACATCGGCGGGATGTTTCCCGCGCAAGTGGAGAAGGCGTGGACCGAGGCCGGCGGCAGGCCGTTCCCGAAGAAGCCGTGA
- the ribD gene encoding bifunctional diaminohydroxyphosphoribosylaminopyrimidine deaminase/5-amino-6-(5-phosphoribosylamino)uracil reductase RibD, producing MRLALRLARRALGDTSPNPLVGAVLVKSGRILGRGWHRRAGEPHAEVEALADASRRGHSARGATLYVTLEPCCTQGRTPPCTEAIIAARIGRVVAAATDPNPAHRGRGLRLLRRAGIAVASGVLGREAAGLNESFNHWIVHRTPFVTVKSAMTLDGKIATAAGESKWITGSIARAHAMQLRRANDAVLVGINTVRADDPSLTFRPAGRSRFKVRSSKLRAIPRRRVILDTRARTPLSVKVLNDEYAPGTIIVAGRKAPARRVAALAKRARVWLAPVRSGRIDLRWVLRKLGDEGVTSVLVEGGGEVNASFLMGGHAHRVAFYYAPKVLGGRDARRAVAGVGAAKLSEVLQLFEVESRRLGADLLLTARVARRSNVGN from the coding sequence ATGCGCCTGGCATTGCGCCTGGCGCGACGCGCACTCGGCGACACCTCGCCGAACCCGCTCGTGGGCGCCGTGCTCGTGAAGTCCGGCCGCATTCTCGGCCGCGGCTGGCATCGGCGCGCCGGCGAACCGCACGCCGAGGTCGAGGCGCTTGCCGATGCCTCGCGTCGCGGCCATTCCGCGCGGGGTGCGACGCTTTACGTCACGCTCGAACCCTGCTGCACGCAGGGCCGCACGCCGCCGTGCACCGAGGCCATCATCGCCGCCCGGATTGGCCGCGTCGTCGCGGCTGCGACCGACCCGAATCCCGCGCACCGCGGCCGCGGCTTGCGCCTGCTCCGCCGCGCGGGAATCGCGGTCGCCTCGGGCGTATTGGGGCGCGAAGCCGCGGGCCTCAACGAATCCTTCAACCACTGGATCGTGCATCGCACGCCGTTCGTCACGGTGAAGTCCGCAATGACACTCGATGGGAAAATCGCCACCGCGGCCGGCGAATCCAAGTGGATCACCGGATCAATCGCGCGCGCCCACGCGATGCAACTGCGCCGCGCGAACGACGCCGTTCTCGTCGGCATCAACACCGTGCGGGCGGACGACCCGTCGCTGACGTTCCGGCCTGCCGGGCGTTCAAGGTTCAAAGTTCGAAGTTCAAAGTTGAGGGCAATCCCGCGCCGCCGGGTGATTCTCGACACACGGGCCCGCACGCCGCTTTCGGTGAAAGTCCTCAATGATGAGTATGCGCCAGGAACGATCATCGTCGCCGGCCGCAAAGCGCCCGCCCGCCGGGTGGCCGCGCTGGCGAAACGCGCCCGCGTCTGGCTCGCACCCGTCCGGAGTGGACGTATCGACCTTCGTTGGGTTCTGCGGAAACTCGGTGACGAGGGCGTCACGAGCGTGCTTGTCGAGGGCGGCGGCGAGGTGAACGCCTCGTTTCTGATGGGCGGCCATGCGCATCGCGTCGCATTCTACTACGCGCCAAAGGTCCTCGGCGGGCGCGACGCCCGGCGGGCGGTTGCGGGCGTTGGCGCGGCGAAGCTCTCCGAAGTTCTGCAACTGTTCGAGGTCGAGTCGCGGCGCCTCGGGGCGGACTTGTTGCTCACGGCGAGAGTGGCGCGACGATCCAATGTCGGTAACTGA
- a CDS encoding S9 family peptidase has product MIRQDSLAANYAHGARSVKRRGRTVGRQPFVVTRPSRRDTRCRVITPASVTGRGWRSRRASALAVLLAFACLHLVKSHARAASKSPTPVPPVAKKAPHEVKLHGERRVDDYFWLREKTNAAVLAHLRSENAYTDAVLKPTAKFQASLYKEMLSRIKETDSSVPHRMGGWLYYSRTEKGKQYPILCRKSPAPGAKEVVLLDLNQLGKGKPYVALGASDVSDDGHLLAYSLDFTGFRQYTLFVKDLRTGRLLADRAEKVGTVTWAADNKTLFYTVEDDAKRQYRLHRHELGARKDPLVFEEKDELFDIDVGRTRSKAFLLCSSGSKTSDEVRYLRADDPGGEWKVISKREADHEYDVDHHGELFYIRSNKGGRNFHLATAPVKDPSQKNWQVVVTHRPKVMIAGVDLFKDHSVLLEREDGLPHLRVTELKTGINWRVELPEPVYDVYPAENEEFDTATLRYTYESLGTPRSTFDLDLVRRTSSLLKRQEVPGTFNPDDYRTERLHAAAPDGTKVPISVVYHKGTRRDGSAPLLLDGYGAYGSPNDVGFSSSRLSLLDRGFIFAIAHIRGGGELGKPWHDDGRMMNKKNTFTDYIACADFLVAEKFTRRDRLMITGGSAGGLLMGAVLNARPDLCKAAVLHVPFVDLINTMLDESLPLTITEFEEWGNPKKKSEFDYLRTYCPYSNLRATAYPAMLVKTSLNDSQVMYWEPAKYVAKLRTLKTDANPLLLKINMDAGHGGSSGRYDHLKEIALDYAFLLSQAGIAK; this is encoded by the coding sequence ATGATCAGGCAGGATTCGTTGGCTGCAAACTACGCCCACGGGGCGCGGAGCGTCAAGCGGCGCGGGCGCACGGTGGGACGACAGCCTTTTGTCGTGACTCGACCTTCGCGACGGGATACTCGTTGCCGCGTGATTACTCCTGCGAGCGTGACGGGGCGTGGGTGGCGTTCGCGCCGGGCTTCGGCGCTCGCGGTGTTGCTCGCGTTCGCCTGCCTACATCTTGTGAAATCCCACGCCCGCGCCGCCTCGAAATCCCCAACGCCCGTGCCGCCTGTCGCCAAGAAGGCGCCGCACGAGGTCAAACTCCACGGCGAACGGCGGGTGGATGATTACTTCTGGCTGCGCGAGAAGACCAACGCCGCGGTGCTCGCGCATCTCCGCTCGGAAAACGCCTACACCGACGCGGTGCTCAAGCCGACGGCGAAGTTTCAGGCGTCGCTCTACAAGGAGATGCTCTCGCGCATCAAGGAAACCGATTCGTCGGTGCCGCACCGGATGGGCGGGTGGCTCTACTACTCGCGCACGGAGAAGGGCAAACAGTATCCCATCCTCTGCCGGAAGAGTCCGGCGCCGGGCGCGAAGGAAGTCGTGCTGCTCGACTTGAACCAGCTCGGCAAGGGCAAGCCTTACGTCGCGCTCGGCGCGAGCGACGTGAGCGACGACGGCCATCTGCTCGCCTACTCGCTCGACTTCACCGGCTTCCGCCAATACACGCTTTTCGTGAAGGACCTGCGCACCGGCAGGCTGCTCGCGGACCGCGCGGAGAAGGTCGGCACGGTCACCTGGGCGGCGGACAACAAGACGCTGTTCTACACCGTCGAGGACGATGCGAAGCGCCAGTATCGCCTGCACCGGCACGAGCTCGGCGCCCGGAAGGACCCGCTTGTGTTCGAGGAAAAGGACGAGTTGTTCGACATCGACGTGGGCCGCACGCGCAGCAAGGCGTTTCTTCTTTGCAGCTCGGGCAGCAAGACTTCGGACGAGGTGCGTTATTTGCGAGCGGACGATCCCGGCGGCGAGTGGAAGGTCATTTCCAAGCGCGAGGCCGACCACGAATACGACGTGGACCATCACGGCGAACTTTTCTACATCCGGTCCAACAAGGGCGGGCGGAACTTCCACCTGGCGACGGCGCCCGTAAAGGACCCGTCCCAGAAAAACTGGCAAGTCGTGGTCACGCACCGGCCGAAGGTGATGATCGCGGGCGTGGACCTGTTCAAGGACCACTCCGTGTTGCTCGAGCGCGAGGACGGCCTGCCGCACTTGCGCGTGACGGAGCTGAAGACCGGGATCAACTGGCGCGTGGAACTTCCCGAGCCGGTGTATGACGTGTATCCCGCCGAGAACGAGGAATTCGACACGGCGACGCTGCGCTACACCTACGAGTCGCTCGGCACCCCGCGCAGCACGTTCGACCTCGACCTCGTCCGGCGCACGTCGAGCCTGCTCAAGCGCCAGGAAGTGCCGGGCACGTTCAACCCCGACGACTACCGCACCGAGCGACTGCACGCCGCCGCCCCCGATGGCACGAAGGTTCCCATCTCCGTGGTCTATCACAAGGGCACGCGCCGCGACGGTTCCGCGCCCCTGCTGCTCGACGGCTACGGCGCCTACGGCAGCCCGAACGACGTGGGCTTCTCCTCCTCCCGGCTGAGCCTGCTGGATCGCGGCTTCATCTTCGCCATCGCGCACATCCGCGGCGGCGGCGAACTCGGCAAGCCGTGGCACGACGACGGCCGGATGATGAACAAGAAGAACACGTTCACCGACTACATCGCGTGCGCGGATTTTCTCGTCGCGGAGAAGTTCACCCGGCGAGACCGGTTGATGATCACGGGCGGCAGCGCGGGAGGCTTGCTCATGGGCGCCGTGCTCAACGCGCGGCCCGACCTCTGCAAGGCCGCGGTGCTGCACGTGCCGTTCGTGGACCTCATCAACACCATGCTCGACGAGTCGCTGCCGCTCACGATCACGGAATTCGAGGAGTGGGGCAACCCGAAGAAGAAGTCCGAGTTCGACTACCTGCGCACCTACTGCCCCTACTCGAACCTGCGCGCCACCGCGTATCCTGCGATGCTCGTGAAGACGTCGCTCAACGACAGCCAGGTGATGTATTGGGAGCCGGCCAAATACGTCGCCAAACTCCGCACCCTCAAGACCGACGCCAACCCGCTGCTGCTCAAGATCAACATGGACGCCGGCCACGGCGGTTCCTCCGGCCGTTACGACCACCTCAAGGAGATCGCCCTCGATTACGCGTTTCTGCTCAGCCAGGCCGGGATCGCGAAGTGA
- a CDS encoding ferredoxin encodes MADIANRYPENKEGRFFVDNQCIDCDLCRETAPNNFTRSDDGGYSYVYKQPEGEDEERQCKEAKEGCPVEAIGDGT; translated from the coding sequence ATGGCCGACATCGCCAACAGATATCCCGAGAACAAGGAAGGCCGCTTTTTCGTGGACAACCAGTGCATCGACTGCGACCTGTGCCGCGAGACCGCGCCGAACAACTTCACCCGCAGCGACGACGGCGGATACTCCTACGTTTACAAGCAACCCGAGGGCGAGGACGAGGAGCGCCAGTGCAAGGAAGCCAAGGAAGGCTGCCCGGTCGAGGCCATCGGAGACGGCACCTAG
- a CDS encoding AAA family ATPase, with the protein MSARILAQMDSILLGRAELHRLVLIGVLSQGHVLLEGLPGLGKTALVRTIGRIMKLDFRRVQFTPDLMPGDILGTHILQETSPGHREMVFQPGPVFTNILLADEINRASPKTQSALLETMQEATVTLLGTTRKLPRPFFVLASQNPIELEGTYPLPEAQLDRFLFRLLVNNVDAGVLHQIIADRRRGELPEPTWQLERDQLENLFRTMDRIFLPKPVAQYISRVVAATHRDAAEATELVNRYVTYGASPRAAIAIAEAARAHALIAGRPTVGFEDVKAVAQPVMNHRIILNYQARFDRVDTTAVVNDLVGKLDETGLKLPADVKLETAA; encoded by the coding sequence TTGAGCGCGCGCATCCTCGCGCAGATGGATTCCATCCTGCTCGGCCGCGCGGAACTGCACCGCCTCGTGCTCATCGGCGTGCTCAGCCAGGGCCACGTGCTGCTCGAAGGTCTGCCCGGCCTCGGCAAGACCGCGCTCGTCCGCACCATCGGCCGCATCATGAAGCTCGATTTCCGGCGCGTTCAATTCACGCCCGACCTCATGCCCGGCGACATCCTCGGCACCCACATCCTCCAGGAAACCTCGCCCGGCCACCGCGAGATGGTCTTCCAGCCGGGACCCGTCTTCACCAACATCCTCCTCGCCGACGAGATCAACCGCGCCTCGCCCAAGACGCAATCCGCCCTGCTTGAGACGATGCAGGAGGCGACCGTGACGCTCCTCGGCACCACGCGCAAGCTGCCGCGGCCGTTCTTCGTGCTCGCGAGCCAGAACCCCATCGAGCTCGAAGGCACCTATCCGCTGCCCGAGGCGCAGCTCGACCGCTTCCTCTTCCGTCTGCTCGTCAACAACGTGGACGCCGGCGTGCTGCACCAGATCATCGCCGACCGGCGCCGCGGCGAACTGCCCGAGCCGACGTGGCAGCTCGAGCGCGACCAGCTCGAAAACCTCTTCCGCACGATGGACCGCATCTTCCTGCCCAAGCCCGTCGCGCAATACATCTCGCGCGTGGTTGCCGCCACGCATCGCGACGCCGCTGAGGCGACCGAGCTTGTGAACCGCTACGTCACCTACGGCGCCTCGCCGCGCGCCGCCATCGCCATCGCGGAGGCCGCGCGGGCGCACGCGCTCATCGCGGGGCGACCGACCGTGGGCTTCGAGGACGTGAAAGCCGTCGCGCAGCCCGTGATGAACCACCGCATCATCCTGAACTACCAGGCGCGCTTCGACCGCGTGGACACCACGGCCGTCGTGAACGACCTCGTCGGCAAACTCGACGAGACGGGCCTGAAACTCCCCGCCGACGTGAAGCTCGAAACCGCGGCGTGA
- a CDS encoding TonB C-terminal domain-containing protein produces the protein MPGRVASSMLHAMDAGEKRESVWREWLRRDRVTFALALSLSLHCSLYGGFVLARKFGIVDLPLPRWVRQITELKFLMPRPPTPQERAKLPVPAKPEPEREVVLTFVDVDPRQAVEDPPPNAKFMSTHSTRAANPEPKRDTNDPNIEGKQKLLPKILEADQPRPAATPKPEEPAPPPKPQPPEPKAAPTPPLPVAPPKPPEPVAPAPPASKPQVAELRPSPQPVPAPGDLRPMKPPPEPKFTEAKSGGPQDLQPAPAAPRDKPRLLSQVRPAEQGLTIAGQRMIQDGGVRRIGDVGLDVRGSLFGAYDAALIASIQQSWFQAIGDKATPRGKVIIRFKLHPDGRVSDLKVEDSTVGEFFDYFCQRGILAPAPFPKWPADMRRQIEGDYRDVRFTFFYN, from the coding sequence TTGCCCGGACGCGTCGCGTCGAGCATGCTGCATGCGATGGATGCGGGCGAAAAACGGGAGAGTGTCTGGCGCGAATGGCTGCGGCGCGACCGCGTGACATTCGCGCTCGCGCTGTCGCTCTCCCTGCATTGTTCGCTCTATGGAGGGTTCGTGCTCGCGCGGAAGTTCGGCATCGTGGACCTGCCGCTGCCGAGATGGGTGAGGCAAATCACGGAGTTGAAGTTCCTCATGCCGAGGCCGCCCACTCCGCAGGAGCGCGCGAAACTCCCCGTGCCCGCGAAGCCCGAACCGGAGCGCGAGGTGGTGCTTACGTTTGTGGACGTTGATCCGCGCCAGGCCGTCGAAGATCCCCCGCCCAACGCGAAGTTCATGTCCACGCACAGCACTCGCGCCGCGAATCCCGAGCCGAAGCGCGACACGAACGATCCCAACATTGAAGGCAAACAAAAGCTCCTGCCGAAAATTCTGGAGGCCGACCAGCCGCGCCCCGCGGCCACGCCGAAGCCGGAGGAACCCGCGCCGCCGCCCAAGCCGCAACCGCCCGAGCCCAAGGCCGCCCCGACACCGCCGCTGCCCGTCGCGCCGCCCAAGCCGCCGGAGCCAGTCGCTCCCGCACCACCCGCATCGAAGCCGCAGGTCGCCGAACTCAGACCCAGCCCGCAGCCGGTCCCTGCACCGGGCGATTTGCGTCCGATGAAGCCGCCGCCGGAACCGAAGTTCACCGAGGCGAAGTCCGGAGGGCCGCAGGATTTGCAGCCCGCGCCCGCCGCGCCGCGCGACAAGCCGCGACTGCTTTCACAGGTGCGGCCCGCAGAGCAGGGCCTCACGATTGCGGGCCAGCGGATGATTCAGGACGGCGGCGTGCGCCGCATCGGCGACGTCGGCCTCGATGTGCGCGGCTCGCTCTTCGGTGCGTATGACGCCGCATTGATCGCGTCCATCCAGCAAAGCTGGTTTCAGGCGATCGGTGACAAGGCGACGCCGCGCGGCAAGGTGATCATCCGGTTCAAGCTGCATCCCGACGGCCGGGTGAGCGACTTGAAGGTGGAGGACAGCACCGTGGGAGAATTCTTCGATTACTTCTGCCAGCGCGGGATTCTCGCGCCCGCGCCGTTTCCCAAGTGGCCGGCCGACATGCGCCGGCAGATCGAAGGGGACTACCGCGACGTGCGGTTCACGTTTTTCTACAACTAG
- a CDS encoding ABC transporter ATP-binding protein: MKVQVQALHKRFARTVAVDTISFSFDSGHVFGFVGPNGAGKTTTMRVIATLEEPTSGDVLINGVSVREEPEYARRTVGYVPDSLPAHADVTVHEYLDFFARAYGLRGSARGDAVRAVEEFTGVTTILDKQIKALSKGMKQRVTLGRALIPNPDVLILDEPAAGLDPRARVELRELLILLAQQKKAILISSHILTELTEICNGVVIIERGKILETGTIDDVLKKSTPHRALCVRVLDRQHDLLKELLQTPNVVGAREVNGEVYFELEGEEARSSELLGGLVAKGFKVAEFRQTKANLEDIFMNVTKGGVQ, translated from the coding sequence GTGAAAGTCCAGGTCCAGGCCCTCCACAAGCGCTTCGCCCGCACGGTCGCGGTGGACACGATTTCCTTTTCGTTCGATTCCGGCCACGTCTTCGGCTTCGTCGGTCCCAACGGCGCGGGCAAGACCACCACGATGCGCGTCATCGCCACGCTCGAGGAACCCACCAGCGGCGACGTGCTCATCAACGGCGTCTCCGTGCGCGAGGAACCCGAATACGCGCGCCGCACCGTCGGCTACGTGCCCGACTCGCTCCCCGCGCACGCCGACGTGACGGTGCACGAGTATCTCGACTTCTTCGCGCGCGCCTACGGGCTTCGCGGCAGCGCGCGCGGCGACGCGGTCCGCGCCGTCGAGGAATTCACCGGCGTCACGACCATCCTCGACAAGCAGATCAAGGCGCTGTCCAAGGGCATGAAGCAGCGCGTCACGCTTGGCCGCGCGCTCATCCCGAATCCGGACGTGCTCATCCTCGATGAGCCCGCGGCGGGACTCGACCCGCGCGCGCGCGTGGAACTGCGCGAGTTGCTCATCCTGCTCGCGCAGCAGAAGAAGGCCATCCTCATCAGCTCGCACATCCTCACGGAGCTCACCGAGATCTGCAACGGCGTGGTCATCATCGAGCGCGGCAAGATCCTCGAGACCGGCACGATTGACGACGTGCTCAAGAAGAGCACGCCGCACCGCGCGCTGTGCGTCCGCGTGCTCGACCGGCAGCACGACCTGTTGAAGGAACTGTTGCAGACGCCGAACGTCGTCGGCGCGCGCGAGGTGAACGGCGAGGTTTACTTCGAGCTCGAGGGCGAGGAGGCGCGTTCGAGCGAACTGCTCGGCGGTCTCGTGGCGAAGGGGTTCAAAGTCGCCGAGTTCCGGCAGACCAAGGCGAACCTGGAGGACATTTTCATGAATGTGACGAAGGGAGGCGTTCAGTGA